A stretch of the Streptomyces ortus genome encodes the following:
- a CDS encoding bifunctional polysaccharide deacetylase/glycosyltransferase family 2 protein: MATTTPSRGRRRAPSRMTRAAGKAAALQKPRVILALLLLLALTSVMLLDGYLRSEVGGDERVRSDAGSNKVPNSVIDGGPILSFRNGEAQSRSVPDKTIALTFDDGPNPTWTPQILKILQENDVPGTFFLVGSMVSRYPSIVNDLVDQGNEVGIHTFTHVDLSYQSDARIQREMAQTQLALAGAAGITTTLFRAPYSSETDAIDNYSWPVYKRLGAEGYTSVFVDTDSDDWKRPGVSKIIKWATPSKNKGASVLFHDAGGERSQTVNALGTYIKKMKAKGYTFTTISGATQLADAENADSRQPGTGEAPGGRQGEGLGRQGQGAQGGNALQAAHRTATGTTLYEGKALVAAVAVAEWTVPGLATGLAVVGVAVMGRFGMMLILARRHYRRRNRRRFSWGEPVTRPVSVIVPAYNEKECIANTLKSLAQSTHPIEIIVVDDGSTDGTKEIAEALGMPNVRVIRQENAGKPAALNNGVRHASHDIVVMMDGDTVFEADTVRQLVQPFADPGIGAVAGNAKVGNRDTVIGAWQHIEYVMGFNLDRRMYDLLRCMPTIPGAIGAFRREAVLAVGGMSEDTLAEDTDITIALHREGWRVVYQEHAKAWTEAPGSLKQLWSQRYRWSYGTMQALWKHRKSLTDRGPSGRFGRVGMPLVVIFQIVTPVFAPLIDVFTVYSMIFIDFEASLLAWLAVLGVQLVCAAYAFRLDREKYRYLLMMPLQQLAYRQMMYLVLIHSCVTALTGGRLRWQKLKRTGEVGTPAGVG; encoded by the coding sequence ATGGCTACTACGACGCCCTCGCGAGGCCGCCGGCGGGCCCCCTCCCGGATGACCCGGGCCGCGGGCAAGGCAGCGGCGCTGCAGAAACCGCGTGTCATCCTCGCCCTGCTGCTCCTTCTCGCGCTGACCAGCGTGATGCTGCTGGACGGCTATCTGCGCTCGGAGGTCGGCGGGGACGAGCGCGTGCGCAGCGACGCCGGTTCGAACAAGGTCCCGAACTCCGTCATCGACGGCGGTCCGATCCTCTCCTTCAGGAACGGCGAGGCGCAGTCCCGGTCCGTCCCGGACAAGACCATCGCGCTCACCTTCGACGACGGCCCCAACCCCACGTGGACGCCCCAGATCCTGAAGATCCTTCAGGAGAACGACGTCCCGGGTACGTTCTTCCTGGTCGGCTCGATGGTCTCGCGCTACCCGTCGATCGTGAACGACCTGGTCGACCAGGGCAACGAGGTCGGCATCCACACCTTCACGCACGTCGACCTCTCGTACCAGAGCGATGCCCGGATCCAGCGGGAGATGGCCCAGACGCAGCTCGCCCTGGCGGGCGCGGCGGGCATCACGACGACGCTGTTCCGTGCCCCGTACTCCTCGGAGACGGACGCCATCGACAACTACAGCTGGCCCGTCTACAAGAGGCTCGGCGCCGAGGGCTACACCAGCGTCTTCGTCGACACCGACAGCGACGACTGGAAGCGGCCCGGCGTCTCGAAGATCATCAAGTGGGCCACGCCGTCGAAGAACAAGGGCGCCTCGGTGCTCTTCCACGACGCGGGCGGCGAGCGTTCGCAGACGGTGAACGCGCTCGGCACGTACATCAAGAAGATGAAGGCGAAGGGTTACACCTTCACCACCATCAGCGGAGCCACACAACTGGCGGACGCCGAGAACGCTGACAGCCGGCAGCCCGGCACCGGCGAGGCCCCCGGCGGCCGGCAGGGCGAGGGCCTGGGCCGGCAAGGTCAGGGAGCCCAGGGTGGCAACGCGCTCCAGGCCGCCCACCGCACCGCCACCGGTACCACCCTCTACGAGGGCAAGGCGCTCGTCGCCGCGGTCGCCGTCGCCGAGTGGACCGTACCGGGGCTCGCGACCGGGCTCGCGGTCGTCGGCGTCGCCGTCATGGGCCGCTTCGGGATGATGCTGATCCTCGCCCGCAGGCACTACCGCAGACGCAACAGGCGCCGGTTCAGCTGGGGGGAACCCGTCACCCGGCCGGTCAGCGTGATCGTGCCCGCGTACAACGAGAAGGAGTGCATCGCCAACACCCTGAAGTCGCTGGCGCAGAGCACCCATCCCATCGAGATCATCGTCGTGGACGACGGTTCCACGGACGGCACCAAGGAGATCGCCGAGGCGCTCGGCATGCCGAACGTGCGCGTCATCCGCCAGGAGAACGCGGGCAAACCGGCCGCACTCAACAACGGCGTGCGCCACGCGAGCCACGACATCGTCGTGATGATGGACGGTGACACCGTCTTCGAGGCGGACACCGTACGGCAGCTGGTCCAGCCCTTCGCCGACCCCGGCATCGGCGCGGTCGCGGGCAACGCCAAGGTCGGCAACCGCGACACCGTCATCGGCGCCTGGCAGCACATCGAGTACGTGATGGGCTTCAACCTCGACCGCCGTATGTACGACCTGCTGCGCTGCATGCCCACCATCCCGGGCGCGATCGGCGCGTTCCGCCGGGAGGCCGTGCTCGCGGTCGGCGGGATGAGCGAGGACACCCTCGCCGAGGACACCGACATCACCATCGCCCTGCACCGGGAGGGGTGGCGGGTCGTCTACCAGGAGCACGCCAAGGCCTGGACCGAGGCGCCCGGCTCCCTCAAGCAGCTGTGGTCCCAGCGCTACCGCTGGTCGTACGGGACCATGCAGGCGCTGTGGAAGCACCGCAAGTCCCTCACGGACAGGGGCCCCTCGGGCCGCTTCGGCCGGGTCGGCATGCCCCTGGTGGTGATCTTCCAGATCGTCACGCCGGTCTTCGCCCCGCTGATCGACGTGTTCACCGTCTACTCGATGATCTTCATCGACTTCGAGGCGTCGCTGCTCGCCTGGCTGGCCGTCCTCGGCGTGCAGCTCGTCTGCGCGGCGTACGCGTTCCGGCTCGACCGGGAGAAGTACCGGTATCTGCTGATGATGCCGCTGCAGCAGCTCGCGTACCGGCAGATGATGTACCTCGTCCTGATCCACTCCTGCGTCACGGCCCTCACGGGCGGCCGGCTGCGCTGGCAGAAGCTGAAGCGCACGGGTGAGGTCGGTACGCCGGCCGGGGTGGGCTGA
- a CDS encoding NADH-quinone oxidoreductase subunit D encodes MSTQSTSAQSADAQSASARETTEGTVYTVTGGDWDEVVQTAAKADDERIVVNMGPQHPSTHGVLRLILEIEGETVTEARCGIGYLHTGIEKNLEYRTWTQGTTFVTRMDYLTSFFNETAYCLAVEKLLGIEDQVPDRATIIRVLLMELNRLSSHLVCIATGGMELGATTIMIYGFRDRELILDIYELITGLRMNHAFIRPGGLAQDLPPGAVDHIREFVKKMRKNLPEYDKLATGNPIFKARMQDVGHLDLTGCMALGATGPILRSAGLPHDLRKAQPYCGYETYDFDVPTTDTADAYGRFLIRLEEMRQSLAIVEQCLDRLEPGPVMVTDKKIAWPAQLALGPDGLGNSLDHIKKIMGTSMEALIHHFKLVTEGFRVPPGQAYAAVESPKGELGVHAVSDGGTRPYRVHYRDPSFTNLQAMAAMCEGGQVADVIVAVASIDPVMGGVDR; translated from the coding sequence ATGAGCACGCAGTCAACGAGCGCGCAGTCGGCGGACGCACAGTCGGCATCCGCGCGGGAGACCACCGAGGGCACCGTCTACACGGTCACCGGCGGCGACTGGGACGAGGTCGTCCAGACCGCGGCCAAGGCCGACGACGAGCGCATCGTCGTCAACATGGGCCCCCAGCACCCCTCCACCCACGGTGTGCTCCGGCTCATCCTGGAGATCGAGGGCGAGACGGTCACCGAGGCCCGCTGCGGCATCGGCTACCTGCACACCGGCATCGAGAAGAACCTCGAATACCGGACGTGGACCCAGGGCACCACCTTCGTGACGCGCATGGACTACCTGACGTCCTTCTTCAACGAGACCGCGTACTGTCTCGCCGTCGAGAAGCTCCTCGGCATCGAGGACCAGGTCCCGGACCGCGCGACGATCATCCGGGTGCTCCTGATGGAGCTGAACCGGCTCTCCTCGCACCTGGTGTGCATCGCCACCGGCGGCATGGAGCTCGGCGCCACCACGATCATGATCTACGGCTTCCGTGATCGTGAACTCATTCTCGACATCTACGAACTCATCACCGGCCTGCGCATGAACCACGCGTTCATCCGGCCCGGCGGGCTCGCCCAGGACCTGCCGCCGGGCGCGGTGGACCACATCCGCGAGTTCGTGAAGAAGATGCGGAAGAACCTTCCCGAGTACGACAAGCTCGCCACCGGGAACCCCATCTTCAAGGCCCGTATGCAGGACGTCGGCCACCTGGACCTGACCGGCTGCATGGCGCTCGGAGCCACAGGACCGATTCTGCGGTCCGCCGGCCTCCCGCACGACCTGCGCAAGGCCCAGCCGTACTGCGGCTACGAGACGTACGACTTCGACGTCCCGACCACGGACACCGCCGACGCGTACGGGCGCTTCCTCATCCGGCTGGAGGAGATGCGCCAGTCGCTCGCGATCGTCGAGCAGTGCCTGGACCGGCTGGAGCCCGGTCCGGTCATGGTCACCGACAAGAAGATCGCCTGGCCCGCCCAGCTCGCGCTCGGCCCCGACGGCCTCGGCAACTCGCTCGACCACATCAAGAAGATCATGGGCACCTCCATGGAGGCCCTGATCCACCACTTCAAGCTGGTGACCGAGGGCTTCCGCGTCCCGCCGGGACAGGCGTACGCGGCCGTCGAGTCACCCAAGGGGGAACTCGGGGTGCACGCCGTGTCCGACGGAGGCACCCGCCCCTACCGGGTCCACTACCGGGACCCGTCCTTCACCAACCTGCAGGCCATGGCGGCGATGTGCGAGGGCGGCCAGGTCGCCGACGTCATCGTGGCCGTCGCCTCCATCGACCCCGTGATGGGAGGCGTCGACCGGTGA
- a CDS encoding NADH-quinone oxidoreductase subunit C, with protein MSDANGNGKSPAGDGTNGANPEKDLGASNLPGQRGDGGEEIRVQRGMFGANNGGDTSGYGGLVRSIRLPGPAARPYGGWFDEVADELEGALEEQGLVPENAIEKTIVDRDELTFHIEREHLLQVARTLRDDPALRFELCTGVSGVHYPADKGRELHAVYHLRSLTHNRLIRLEVSAPDSDPRIPSLVTVYPTNDWHERETYDFFGIVFEDHPALTRIMMPDDWQGFPQRKDYPLGGIAVEYKGAQIPAPDQRRSYS; from the coding sequence GTGAGCGACGCGAACGGCAACGGCAAGAGCCCGGCCGGCGACGGCACGAACGGCGCCAACCCCGAGAAGGACCTCGGCGCCTCCAACCTCCCGGGCCAGCGCGGCGACGGCGGCGAGGAGATCCGCGTCCAGCGCGGCATGTTCGGCGCCAACAACGGCGGGGACACCTCCGGCTACGGCGGCCTCGTCCGCTCGATCCGCCTCCCCGGCCCGGCCGCCCGCCCGTACGGAGGCTGGTTCGACGAGGTCGCCGACGAACTCGAAGGCGCCCTGGAGGAACAGGGACTGGTCCCGGAGAACGCGATCGAGAAGACGATCGTCGACCGCGACGAGCTCACCTTCCACATCGAGCGCGAGCATCTGCTCCAGGTCGCCCGGACCCTGCGCGACGACCCGGCCCTGCGCTTCGAGCTGTGCACCGGGGTGAGCGGAGTGCACTACCCGGCCGACAAGGGCCGCGAGCTGCACGCCGTCTACCACCTGCGCTCGCTCACCCACAACCGGCTGATCCGCCTCGAAGTCAGTGCCCCCGACAGCGACCCCCGCATCCCGTCCCTGGTCACGGTCTATCCGACCAACGACTGGCACGAGCGCGAGACGTACGACTTCTTCGGCATCGTCTTCGAAGACCACCCGGCGCTGACGCGGATCATGATGCCGGACGACTGGCAGGGCTTCCCGCAGCGCAAGGACTATCCCCTCGGCGGTATCGCCGTCGAGTACAAGGGCGCCCAGATCCCGGCTCCGGACCAGCGGAGGTCGTACTCATGA
- a CDS encoding PASTA domain-containing protein has protein sequence MRIPRKTPEVRVPRLVGLMAVDARETAEARGVLLAAPDRPDFDLTVVDYVVRQYPLPGSEVPRGTVVTVWFDLGEGEGGGGAGVREPRLPPPPSGGLHRELDPPHDPYALLR, from the coding sequence GTGCGCATACCACGCAAGACACCCGAAGTGCGCGTACCGCGGCTCGTCGGCCTGATGGCTGTGGACGCGCGCGAGACGGCCGAGGCGCGTGGAGTGCTGCTCGCCGCGCCCGACCGGCCCGACTTCGACCTGACGGTCGTCGACTACGTCGTACGCCAGTACCCGCTGCCCGGTTCCGAGGTGCCGCGCGGGACGGTCGTGACGGTGTGGTTCGACCTCGGCGAGGGTGAGGGCGGCGGGGGCGCGGGGGTACGCGAACCACGACTGCCCCCGCCGCCGTCGGGCGGCCTGCACCGCGAACTCGACCCCCCGCACGACCCCTACGCGCTCCTGAGGTGA
- a CDS encoding NADH-quinone oxidoreductase subunit A, with amino-acid sequence MNAYAPILVLGALGAGFAIFSVVMATLIGPKRYNRAKLEAYECGIEPTPTPAGGGRFPIKYYLTAMLFIIFDIEIVFLYPWAVTFDALGVFGLVEMLLFVLTVFVAYAYVWRRGGLEWD; translated from the coding sequence GTGAACGCGTATGCGCCCATCCTCGTACTGGGAGCCCTCGGGGCAGGCTTTGCGATCTTCTCCGTGGTCATGGCCACGCTTATCGGTCCAAAGCGATACAACCGGGCCAAGCTCGAAGCCTACGAGTGCGGAATCGAGCCGACCCCCACGCCGGCGGGCGGCGGGCGGTTCCCCATCAAGTACTACCTGACGGCGATGCTCTTCATCATTTTCGATATCGAGATCGTCTTCCTCTATCCCTGGGCCGTCACCTTCGACGCGCTCGGGGTCTTCGGGCTCGTGGAGATGCTGCTCTTCGTGCTCACCGTCTTCGTCGCCTACGCGTATGTATGGCGGCGCGGCGGCCTGGAATGGGACTGA
- a CDS encoding C40 family peptidase, whose translation MEEPLIPVVPMSHTAHIRSHRKPRPRSSSALAMRAGVAGGVLGTLAVAGAAGTANAAEPVTQTIELPTLTADMTAQVAESAEVTQQAAADYQLRAERDAAAQKAAKQAKSDLADAKKKAAAKEKAEEARKEAAERATRSAGRTTLTTASTASTAAGSDAVAPASGSVGTVISFLKAQVGDAYVMGASGPDAWDCSSLVQAAFKQVGVDLPRVSQDQSVAGTPVSLSNIQVGDILYWGGAGSAYHVGVYIGGGQYLDAANPSKGVVIQDLSGYPASGAVRVL comes from the coding sequence ATGGAGGAGCCCCTGATACCGGTTGTCCCTATGTCCCACACCGCTCACATACGAAGCCACCGGAAACCCCGGCCTCGCAGCAGTTCGGCGCTCGCGATGCGCGCCGGAGTCGCCGGTGGCGTCCTCGGCACCCTGGCAGTGGCCGGTGCCGCCGGAACGGCCAACGCGGCCGAGCCGGTGACCCAGACCATCGAGCTGCCCACCCTCACGGCAGACATGACCGCCCAGGTCGCCGAGTCCGCGGAGGTGACCCAGCAGGCCGCGGCCGACTACCAGCTGCGCGCCGAGCGGGATGCCGCCGCCCAGAAGGCCGCGAAGCAGGCCAAGTCGGACCTCGCGGACGCGAAGAAGAAGGCCGCGGCCAAGGAGAAGGCCGAGGAGGCCCGCAAGGAGGCCGCCGAGCGCGCCACCCGCTCTGCGGGCCGCACGACCCTCACCACGGCTTCCACGGCCTCCACGGCCGCCGGCAGCGACGCCGTGGCTCCCGCCAGCGGCAGCGTCGGGACCGTCATCAGCTTCCTGAAGGCTCAGGTCGGCGACGCCTACGTCATGGGCGCCTCCGGACCCGACGCGTGGGACTGCTCCAGCCTGGTCCAGGCGGCGTTCAAGCAGGTCGGTGTCGACCTGCCGCGCGTCTCCCAGGACCAGTCCGTGGCCGGCACCCCGGTCTCCCTGTCCAACATCCAGGTCGGCGACATCCTGTACTGGGGCGGCGCGGGCTCGGCGTACCACGTGGGTGTGTACATCGGCGGCGGCCAGTACCTGGACGCGGCGAACCCCTCGAAGGGCGTCGTCATCCAGGACCTGTCGGGCTACCCGGCGAGCGGTGCGGTACGCGTGCTCTGA
- a CDS encoding NuoB/complex I 20 kDa subunit family protein yields MGLEEKLPSGFLLTTVEQAAGWVRKSSVFPATFGLACCAIEMMTTGAGRYDLARFGMEVFRGSPRQADLMIVAGRVSQKMAPVLRQVYDQMPNPKWVISMGVCASSGGMFNNYAIVQGVDHIVPVDIYLPGCPPRPEMLMDAILKLHQKIQSSKLGVNAEEAAREAEEAALKALPTIEMKGLLR; encoded by the coding sequence ATGGGACTCGAAGAAAAGCTGCCGAGCGGCTTCCTGCTGACCACCGTCGAGCAGGCCGCGGGGTGGGTGCGCAAGTCGTCCGTCTTTCCCGCCACCTTCGGCCTCGCCTGCTGCGCCATCGAGATGATGACGACAGGGGCGGGGCGCTACGACCTGGCGCGCTTCGGCATGGAGGTCTTCCGCGGCTCACCGCGGCAGGCCGACCTGATGATCGTCGCCGGGCGCGTCAGCCAGAAGATGGCACCGGTGCTGAGGCAGGTCTACGACCAGATGCCGAACCCCAAGTGGGTGATCTCCATGGGGGTCTGCGCCTCTTCGGGCGGCATGTTCAACAACTACGCGATCGTGCAGGGCGTCGATCACATCGTCCCCGTCGACATCTACCTCCCGGGCTGCCCGCCGCGGCCCGAGATGCTGATGGACGCGATCCTCAAGCTCCACCAGAAGATCCAGTCCTCCAAGCTCGGCGTGAACGCCGAGGAAGCGGCCCGTGAGGCGGAGGAAGCGGCGCTCAAGGCGCTCCCCACCATCGAGATGAAGGGGCTGCTGCGGTGA
- a CDS encoding GNAT family N-acetyltransferase, with product MNRALPVVHLRVPTDEDAFAWHRAFDHPDVMEFHGGKSAELSVYEELTARQRRHDAEHGFCFWTMLDEEGRVMGFTGAQPWPYEWGPKGEIEIGWRLGRDYWGRGYVTAAARATLERVRTTGVSQVVAMVNSRNERSIAVTRRLGMELAETFTSPKTDQFGHCYRLAL from the coding sequence GTGAACCGAGCTCTCCCCGTGGTACACCTGCGCGTCCCCACCGACGAGGACGCCTTCGCCTGGCACCGGGCCTTCGATCACCCCGACGTGATGGAGTTCCACGGAGGGAAATCCGCCGAACTGTCCGTCTACGAGGAGTTGACGGCCCGCCAGCGCCGGCACGACGCCGAGCACGGTTTCTGCTTCTGGACCATGCTGGACGAGGAGGGCCGGGTCATGGGCTTCACCGGCGCCCAGCCGTGGCCGTACGAGTGGGGCCCCAAGGGCGAGATCGAGATCGGCTGGCGGCTCGGCCGGGACTACTGGGGCAGGGGGTACGTGACGGCGGCGGCGCGGGCCACGCTGGAACGGGTGCGCACGACGGGCGTCAGCCAGGTGGTGGCCATGGTGAACTCCCGCAACGAACGCTCGATCGCCGTGACCAGACGCCTGGGCATGGAGCTGGCGGAGACGTTCACGTCACCGAAAACGGATCAGTTCGGGCACTGCTACCGACTGGCTCTCTGA
- a CDS encoding demethylmenaquinone methyltransferase — MTRASLNKQPHEVASMFDDVAERYDLTNDVLSLGQDRVWRKEVAKAVDARPAQKILDLAAGTATSSLPFARTGAYVVPCDFSLGMLRVGKKNHPWLPLTAGDATKLPFKDDTFDAVTISFGLRNVQDTDTALRELYRVTKPGGRVVICEFSHPTWTPFRTVYTEYLMRALPPVARAVSSNPEAYVYLAESIRAWPDQPALAERLIGAGWSKVAWRNLSGGIVALHRGYKQG; from the coding sequence GTGACCCGCGCATCCCTGAACAAACAGCCGCACGAAGTCGCCTCGATGTTCGACGACGTCGCGGAACGCTACGACCTGACGAACGACGTGCTGTCGCTGGGCCAGGACCGGGTGTGGCGCAAGGAGGTCGCGAAGGCGGTCGACGCGCGGCCCGCTCAGAAGATCCTGGACCTCGCGGCGGGCACCGCCACCTCCTCGCTGCCCTTCGCGCGCACGGGCGCGTACGTCGTCCCCTGCGACTTCTCCCTCGGGATGCTCCGGGTCGGCAAGAAGAACCACCCCTGGCTGCCGCTCACGGCGGGCGACGCCACGAAGCTGCCGTTCAAGGACGACACCTTCGACGCGGTGACGATCTCCTTCGGCCTGCGCAACGTGCAGGACACGGACACCGCGCTGCGGGAGCTGTACCGGGTGACGAAGCCCGGCGGACGGGTGGTGATCTGCGAGTTCTCGCACCCGACGTGGACGCCGTTCCGCACGGTCTACACCGAGTACCTGATGCGCGCGCTGCCGCCGGTGGCCCGCGCGGTCTCCTCGAACCCCGAGGCGTACGTCTATCTAGCCGAGTCGATCCGCGCGTGGCCCGACCAGCCCGCCCTGGCCGAACGCCTGATCGGGGCCGGCTGGTCGAAGGTGGCCTGGCGCAACCTCTCGGGCGGCATCGTCGCGCTGCACCGCGGTTACAAGCAGGGCTAA
- a CDS encoding acyltransferase family protein, with product MGSHRRGGPSPAAATEVPPKPRRAAGRDRYFDTLRALALVRVVTYHTFGWAWAGMVLPSMGIMFALAGTLMAKSLERPAFTVIRSRVRRLLPPFWFWGFFVVVAMLIHGWMPGWRIVYWVVPLGDPPGSAWGEQAWEILWYLRTYLWFVLLSPLLLKVFRSAPAAVLVLSLAPIVVLQFLRQPPDDRFGVGLLDLATYLFCWILGFAHRDGVLRRLKPFPVVVLSLAALAYGGWYALTHRAGTGSYDLDDIPYAQAFWSAGFVTPLMYAKARLGIDFAWLARFGRLDRIVRIFNARAVTIYLWHELALILAVPLIDQFWKVPAFETYLPLESQWFMFGVGWLLIGVFVLLCGWVEDVAARARPRLLP from the coding sequence ATGGGCTCGCACCGCCGTGGTGGTCCGTCTCCGGCAGCGGCCACGGAAGTCCCGCCGAAGCCGCGCCGTGCCGCCGGCCGTGACCGGTACTTCGACACCCTGCGGGCTCTCGCCCTCGTCCGTGTCGTGACCTACCACACCTTCGGCTGGGCCTGGGCGGGCATGGTCCTGCCCTCCATGGGGATCATGTTCGCGCTCGCCGGCACCCTGATGGCGAAGTCCCTGGAGCGGCCCGCGTTCACGGTGATCAGGAGCCGGGTCCGCCGGCTCCTGCCGCCCTTCTGGTTCTGGGGCTTCTTCGTGGTGGTCGCGATGCTGATCCACGGCTGGATGCCCGGCTGGCGGATCGTCTACTGGGTCGTGCCGCTCGGCGACCCGCCGGGCAGCGCGTGGGGCGAGCAGGCCTGGGAGATCCTCTGGTACCTGCGGACGTACCTCTGGTTCGTCCTGCTGTCGCCGCTGCTGCTGAAGGTCTTCCGGTCGGCCCCGGCCGCCGTCCTGGTCCTGTCGCTCGCGCCGATCGTGGTGCTCCAGTTCCTCCGGCAGCCGCCGGACGACCGCTTCGGTGTCGGACTCCTCGACCTGGCCACCTACCTGTTCTGCTGGATCCTCGGCTTCGCGCACCGGGACGGGGTGCTGCGGCGGCTGAAGCCGTTCCCTGTCGTCGTCCTCTCGCTCGCCGCGCTCGCGTACGGCGGCTGGTACGCCCTCACACACCGGGCCGGGACCGGCTCGTACGACCTCGATGACATCCCGTACGCGCAGGCGTTCTGGTCGGCCGGGTTCGTGACGCCGCTCATGTACGCGAAGGCGCGCCTCGGGATCGACTTCGCGTGGCTGGCCCGCTTCGGGCGCCTCGACCGGATCGTGCGGATCTTCAACGCCCGCGCGGTGACGATCTACCTCTGGCACGAGCTGGCGCTGATCCTCGCCGTCCCGCTGATCGACCAGTTCTGGAAGGTCCCCGCCTTCGAGACATATCTGCCGCTGGAGAGCCAGTGGTTCATGTTCGGCGTCGGCTGGCTCCTCATCGGCGTGTTCGTCCTGCTGTGCGGATGGGTCGAGGACGTGGCGGCGAGGGCGAGACCGCGACTGCTGCCCTGA
- a CDS encoding geranylgeranyl reductase family protein: MTESQSQPLSEHSSPLSEHSADVIVVGAGPAGSTTAYYLAKAGLDVLLLEKTAFPREKVCGDGLTPRATKQLVSMGIDISEEAGWLRNKGLRIIGGGVRLQLDWPELASYPDYGLVRKRDDFDEQLARQAQKAGARLYERCNVGAPIVDDRTGRITGVHAKLGDADSKEKREVTFHAPLVVAADGNSTRLSLAMGLHRREDRPMGVAVRTYFTSPRHEDDYLESWLELWDRRGPGEDRLLPGYGWIFGMGDGTSNVGLGVLNTSSSFKELDWREVLKAWCASMPADWGYTPENMTMPIRGAALPMAFNRQPHYTKGLLLVGDAGGMVNPFNGEGIAYAMESGQIAADVIVQAQARATPAQRELALQRYPKVLKDTYGGYYTLGRAFVKLIGNPKVMKIAAQRGLTHPMLMKFTLKMLANLTDPTGGDAMDRIINGLTKVAPRA; the protein is encoded by the coding sequence GTGACCGAGTCCCAGTCCCAGCCCCTCTCCGAACACTCCTCGCCCCTCTCGGAACACTCCGCCGACGTGATCGTCGTCGGGGCCGGGCCGGCGGGTTCCACCACGGCGTACTACCTGGCCAAGGCCGGGCTTGATGTCCTGCTTCTTGAGAAGACCGCGTTCCCGCGCGAGAAGGTGTGCGGCGACGGACTGACGCCCCGCGCCACCAAACAGCTCGTCTCCATGGGGATCGACATCTCGGAGGAGGCGGGCTGGCTCCGGAACAAGGGGCTCCGCATCATCGGCGGCGGCGTCCGCCTCCAGCTGGACTGGCCGGAACTCGCCTCCTACCCGGACTACGGACTCGTCCGCAAGCGCGACGACTTCGACGAGCAGCTGGCCCGGCAGGCGCAGAAGGCGGGCGCGCGGCTGTACGAGCGCTGCAACGTCGGCGCCCCGATCGTCGACGACCGCACGGGCCGCATCACCGGCGTCCACGCGAAGCTCGGCGACGCCGACTCCAAGGAGAAGCGCGAAGTCACCTTCCACGCGCCCCTGGTCGTCGCCGCCGACGGGAACTCGACGCGGCTGTCCCTCGCGATGGGCCTGCACCGCCGCGAGGACCGCCCGATGGGCGTCGCCGTGCGTACGTACTTCACGTCCCCGCGCCACGAGGACGACTACCTGGAGTCGTGGCTGGAGCTGTGGGACCGCCGCGGGCCGGGCGAGGACCGGCTGCTGCCGGGCTACGGCTGGATCTTCGGCATGGGCGACGGCACGTCCAACGTCGGCCTGGGCGTCCTCAACACCTCGTCCTCGTTCAAGGAACTGGACTGGCGCGAGGTCCTGAAGGCCTGGTGCGCCTCGATGCCGGCGGACTGGGGCTACACCCCGGAGAACATGACGATGCCGATCCGCGGGGCCGCCCTGCCGATGGCCTTCAACCGCCAGCCCCACTACACGAAGGGGCTGCTGCTGGTCGGCGACGCGGGCGGCATGGTCAACCCCTTCAACGGCGAGGGCATCGCGTACGCCATGGAGTCGGGGCAGATCGCCGCGGACGTCATCGTCCAGGCGCAGGCCCGCGCGACCCCCGCCCAGCGCGAACTCGCCCTGCAGCGCTACCCGAAGGTCCTCAAGGACACCTACGGCGGCTACTACACGCTCGGCCGCGCCTTCGTGAAGCTCATCGGCAACCCGAAGGTCATGAAGATCGCCGCACAGCGCGGCCTCACGCACCCGATGCTGATGAAGTTCACCCTGAAGATGCTCGCCAACCTGACGGACCCGACGGGCGGCGACGCGATGGACCGCATCATCAACGGCCTGACGAAGGTGGCTCCCCGGGCCTGA